One Cucumis sativus cultivar 9930 chromosome 1, Cucumber_9930_V3, whole genome shotgun sequence DNA segment encodes these proteins:
- the LOC116404034 gene encoding LOW QUALITY PROTEIN: transcription factor VIP1-like (The sequence of the model RefSeq protein was modified relative to this genomic sequence to represent the inferred CDS: inserted 1 base in 1 codon) → MAVDSFNSKSPEDASTTKPRAANGNTWGRVTAGEKKIARHRHSNSMDGSLTSSFEVDSSKKAMAPDKLAELALMDPKRAKRILANRQSAARSKERKIRYTNELEKKVQMLQSEATSLSAQVTVLQRDTTGLTTENRELKLRLQAMEQQAHLRDALNETLXEEVQRLKIAAAQLPVANGNSFNMGGGLPPQFPPLQTSFLQFGNSQNHQQPQLLHMSQPDARGGSPPSQLPGA, encoded by the exons ATGGCCGTCGATTCCTTTAATTCCAAGTCCCCTGAAGACGCCTCTACCACAAAACCTAGGGCTGCAAACG GAAATACTTGGGGGAGAGTGACGGCGGGGGAGAAGAAGATTGCTCGTCATAGGCATAGCAATTCAATGGATGGGTCTTTGACTTCCTCGTTTGAAGTTGATTCTTCCAAGAAGGCTATGGCACCTGATAAACTCGCTGAGCTTGCTTTGATGGACCCTAAAAGAGCTAAGAG GATTCTGGCGAATAGACAATCTGCTGCACGATCCAAGGAGAGAAAAATACGTTACACTAATGAATTAGAGAAGAAGGTGCAAATGCTTCAATCAGAAGCGACTTCCCTTTCTGCTCAGGTCACTGTGTTACAG AGAGATACCACTGGATTGACTACTGAGAACAGAGAACTCAAGCTAAGATTGCAAGCCATGGAGCAGCAAGCCCATCTGAGGGATG CTTTGAATGAGACAT AGGAGGAAGTACAGCGACTTAAGATAGCCGCTGCCCAACTGCCTGTTGCAAATGGCAACTCATTCAACATGGGAGGAGGGCTACCTCCTCAATTCCCTCCTCTCCAAACatcatttcttcaatttggCAACTCCCAGAATCATCAACAGCCACAGCTGCTTCACATGTCTCAGCCTGATGCTCGAGGAGGGTCTCCACCGTCCCAGCTTCCAGGAGCTTAA
- the LOC116402413 gene encoding LOW QUALITY PROTEIN: vacuolar iron transporter homolog 4-like (The sequence of the model RefSeq protein was modified relative to this genomic sequence to represent the inferred CDS: deleted 1 base in 1 codon), with protein MDPNKLNLNNLEQQQSTLEIQAKEFDYSKRAQWLRAAVLGANDGLVSTASLMMGVGAVKQDIKAMILTGFAGLVAGACSMAIGEFVSVYSQLDIEMAQIKREKLQRSNNMEGGVVQGQDSKDKEKLPNPLQAAAASALAFSLGAMVPLLAASFIREYKVRLAVVVASVTLALAVFGWLGAILGKASPIKSAARVLIGGWLAMAITFGLTKLIGASGL; from the exons ATGGATCCCAACAAATTAAACCTAAATAACTTGGAGCAACAGCAATCTACTTTGGAGATCCAAGCAAAGGAATTCGACTACTCAAAACGCGCACAATGGCTACGCGCG GCAGTACTCGGCGCCAACGACGGCCTTGTCTCGACCGCGTCGCTCATGATGGGAGTTGGAGCTGTCAAACAAGACATCAAGGCCATGATCCTCACCGGTTTCGCCGGTCTAGTAGCTGGTGCGTGTAGTATGGCGATTGGCGAATTTGTGTCTGTTTACTCTCAACTAGACATCGAAATGgctcaaataaaaagagagaaattacaAAGATCAAATAATATGGAAGGAGGAGTAGTACAAGGGCAAGACAGCAAAGATAAAGAAAAGCTACCAAATCCACTCCAAGCAGCTGCAGCCTCAGCCTTGGCCTTCTCTCTTGGAGCAATGGTCCCATTGTTGGCTGCTTCCTTTATAAGAGAATATAAAGTAAGACTCGCAGTGGTCGTGGCATCGGTGACGTTAGCTCTCGCCGTGTTCGGGTGGCTAGGTGCCATTCTTGGAAAAGCATCACCAATCAAATCAGCTGCTAGAGTGTTGATCGGAGGTTGGTTAGCTATGGCTATAACCTTTGGCTTGACGAAGCTAATCGGAGCGAGTGGACTCTAG